GAACACCCTTCATTCGCTGACGACAGACTCAGACAGAGTAAAGGATTATTTTAAAAAGTTGCAGGAATTACTAGAACAGAAGAAAAACGAAATCCTCTCGGACTTTGAGACCATGAGGCTTGAGGTCCTGCAGGCTTATGACCCTGAAATCAATAAGCTCAACACCATTATTAATGAGCAGAGAAGAGCTTGTGTCATTGCTAAAAATTTTAAGGATATTTGTGATCCACTTTTATTCCTCCAGCAGATAGAAGAATTTAGAGAAAAAGTTGACTATCTTAAGGTTCCTTTACCTTCAGCCTCTGATGTGACTGTCTTGTCTTACATGAAAAATTTTGATACTCATATGTGGGATAACATAAAACTAGGAGATGTGGATAAGCTGTGTTTGCCACAGGAAGTACCCGCAAAGCAGGAAAGACAGAAAAAGAAATTTTCATTCTCTTATCGAGGAGTAGCTGCTGTTTGTCTTCTCCTTGTTGGAGTGATGGTGGCATTTTACTTAGATCCTCCAAACGATTTCTTGAAAACATGTGATGGCCTTATGCGGCATATTTACCTTTACTCATCAGATGTTTGCTTACAACTAATGGGAGAAGCCTCTGTTTGTTGTGAACTAGTTTCAGAACAATTCACTCTCCTCGTGAAAGTGGTAAAATATTACACGATGAATATTTTGGAGCACATGGCAAATTTTGCTTTTAAATATAAATTGTAATATATATAGAAATGATTTATAACACAATAAATGTATTGTGGTGTACTGACCATCCTCATTTGTCAGATATGTTCAAATTCTGTGTATGCATTGGGGAGACATTTTTAAGAAATGCACATAATCGATAATGCTAAGAAATCCAGTGAACATGATTAGGTGTAGGTTTCACGCTCAGCAATTTTCTGTTTTTAGTGGCCATTTTTGCTgaatttctttctgaaaatgatgcaGCCAGATGCATCCACAGCATAAATTGACTAGCTGCATATTTCAGATCTGTTGCGTAAATTCTCTTGAGTATGAACATGGAAACCTGGACTAAAAATCTGCTGCGTTTAATTAAACGGTCTATTAAATCCAATTGTAATGCATGCTTTTTTCCCTATGAGCCTAGATACTAGGAATTTTAGAAAAACATATATTTAATTTCTGTCCATCATGAAAACTGTGAGTGCTGCTGTCTGCGCTTCCAATGGTAGAGAAGTAAGTCCGTCTATAAGTTTCATCCAAGGTAATGCAGAGAATGATGCAGCAAAGCAGTGTGGATAGTGAAGTGAAACAAATGGAACTGGAATGACTTAATCCAGTGTCCAAGTCCCATGCACCATTGATAAATTCTGTGCTTGCAGGGGAGGGCCTCCCACTAGGCCCAAAAACAGTTGAATATCCCAGAATCCTGAGGCACCACAGGATAATCTTTAAAAAGTTAGATCTTTGTCTCATAATTTAAAAAAAGATCACAATAATAGGAAGACAAGGCAACATTTTGACCATATCTAGGAAATCAAGGCAGCGTTTCGATCATATCTGGCCTTTCTCACACCTCATCATAGATGTATTTTGATGTACTGTATATAAAGATCTAACTTTTTAAGGATTATGCTCTGGAACCTCGAGATTCTTGAACATTCAAACAGAACTGGAATTAGGAAGTTTGCCCACTGCATGTCTGCTGAGATCAAAAACAGTGAAACCAGCAGGTACCAAAAAAGTGTAAATTAAGGtttactgcattataaacttttacaGGCTTTTACTTCTCTTACTCCTGATTTTAGGCATCACTTGAATACCCCTTTACCTATCGATGCCAACTTGCTAAACTTAATTTATTTTAGTGAAATTAAATGTTATACACTGTCTTTGGCATTCAAACCCCATTTAATAAGGCAAGCCTGCAAGTGTAGTTGTTTAACAAGATATTGATCCATGCTGCGGTATTCCTGGGGTTGAATTCatatacaggtacttctcacaagattaaaatattatcaaaaagttaatttatttcagttcttcaatacaaaaagtgaaactcatatattatatggagtcattacaaacagagtgatctatttcaagtgtttatttctgttaatgttgatgattatggcttacagccaatgaaaacccaaaagtcattatctcaataaattagaatactttataacaccagcttgaaaaatgattttaaaatccaaaatgttggcctactgaaatgtatgttcagtaaatacacccaatacttggtcggggctccttttgcatcaattactgcatcactgcGGCGTGGCAtgtaggcgatcagtctgtggcactgctgatgtgttatagcagcccaggttgctttgatagcagccttcagctactctgctttgttgagtctggtgtctcttcttcatcttgacaataccgcatagattctctatggggttaaggtcaagcgagttgctggccaatcaagcgcagtgatactgttatttctaaaccaggtattggtacttttggcagtgtggacaggtgccaagtcctgctggagaatgaaatttccatctccaaaaaagcttgtcggcagataaaagcatgaagtgctctaaaatttcctggtagacagctgctctgactttggtcttgataaaacccagtggacctacaccagcagatgacacggctcctcaaaccatcactgattgtggaaacttcacacttgacctctgggaccttgattttccaaattaaatgcaaaatttacttgttAGGGTTTGTGGATCGCACCAAATATAAATTATTTGGTGCGTGCAAGCACCGTAAACACACGGAGTTAAAGATCACTCCGTGTGGAGTGCAAAGTACCTGCTCAGTTGCTTCACAGTGGTACAATAACAGAGCCCTCGGAGCTATACCCTGTTAGACATCACAAGAGTACAGCAAGTAATGACACTAGTTGGGGTCCCTATAGCTACCCCCCAGGGAAGTCTAGGCTGGTGGTTGTGCTCGCTCTGACACTtggctgtgctaactgcacacacgaCTTGAGCCGCCCAGagtcagatgctaagccaagtgggAATTCCTGCCCTACACTGCTTGCCTAAACATACAATCGCCGTTCAAGTAGtggcacacgtgcacacagagtgGTAACTCATAGAATAAAGGATCTTAGTGCGCAAACTTGTGCCCCAAAGACCCTTTTATATGCTCCATTtatgtccagtcagacaggaccttgctcgtggacCAATCCAGAATTGCTACATCACTTGAGCAGCTGATGACCGACCCTCAATGAGAGGtcgccacctcacgagcatgctcagtggggagatttctggacttagcctctggaACGCCTGCTCACCACTGCCTATTGCTATTTACTATagctttggctggagagccagcagtaaccaagcgaacaGCACAAGTCTGGGCAAGACGCTTAGagtgacgtctttgctgagcagctccaactgcagccgaagcagaatgggagaccgcagaggcagacaaggcttgggatctatctcgTGCAGTGGAAGAATCCCGGCGCCTAACATTACTTTCagctgaaaataacaccttggaccactgagcaacagtccagttctttttctccttggccaagacgcttctggagttgtctattggtcatgaatggcttgaccCAAGGAATGCAACACATGTCTTGGATACttctgtgtgtggcggctcttgaagcaatgactccagcagcagtctactccttgtgaatctcccccaaatttttgattggccttttcttaacaatcctttcaaggctgcagttacccCGGTTGCCTgtgttttctaccacactttttccttccaactTTCAActcaatatgcttggatacagcactctgtgaacatccagcttctttagcaatgactttttgtggcttaccctccttgtggagtgtatatGACGgactggacaccctacttgagcacctacgaACAATCATCTTATGAGTGCCGTGTTTATTTACAATTCCTtgcggagtgtgtcaatgactgccttctggatatctgtcaattcagcagtcttccccgtgattgtggagcctactgaaacagactaagttaCCTTTTTAAAGACTTAGGAAgccttgcaggtgtttttgttaattattctaatttactgagacgacttttggattttcattggctgtaagccataatcaatagggttgagcgaccttgacctttttagagtcgagccgtgttttgcgaaacccgactatcttagaagtcgagtcgagtggaatcggccgattatcgcgaaaagtcgggtatcgcccgaaacacgaaacccaatgcaagtcaatgggggagcatagtcggcagtgagtggaggccaggaaaacacctacactgcccattttaatggcaaaaacatccattcttgttaaagaagattgtcaatcgtaatttaccttataataattggaaggcatttgaaattgggggtcatttggctaaagttgtggggggtagggctggttcaagtaattagtgggcccagtaaatctggaccacgtcacggcagtggagcagggagaggtaagtatttaaactttgcaagtgctgtgatcctgagcaagcagggggggcccactcgttggcattggcactggcacagggcccctcaaagtacagcggtgtgtttgcacggcgggggcgcctcccactggcagcaacacttttgcgtactatgagaggccctgtgccagtgacgtcgccaactagtattcctccccccacctgatgaaggaacctgcactttcatctgcaccttcctctttgtccccgtgtaaggtggtatggtatgcgggaagaggaacctgactttcagcagggtcacaatcttgctgtgtagcgtgcacggggaattttgcgtcaatgtaccagcagactcatctatcactggctgggcaatgggcaggatgaggaggaaacacagatataggcccaaagaataaagtgggctaaatgcagttcaaaattggtaacacaggactaaccagggggcattgcagtggaggacaactggaatgagaggctgacacagagagtaggcccaaatcagtaagtagtcgacatgcagttcaaaattggcaaccgtagtaaacaggcggcccagctttgttcagttgagaacagcaaggagtggcagacaccgatagtaggccccaacccaactagtaggccaaatgcagtctaacattaacaactacttaacaagagcctgaaaatggaatttcaggacaggaaaccaggagaacagcaaggagtggcagacactgatagtaggccccaaaccaactagtacgccaaatgcagttgttccatttaactacaatttaatgagagcctgaagatagaagttcaggaaaggcaacctggagaacaccttggagtggaacacaccatctctctacaccccatatccaatttgtaggcctaatgcagtgtagttttcaacaactactaaacgagagtcggaagatcgaagcaatgtggacgaaacctggggaacacct
The Ranitomeya imitator isolate aRanImi1 chromosome 3, aRanImi1.pri, whole genome shotgun sequence genome window above contains:
- the TRIM13 gene encoding E3 ubiquitin-protein ligase TRIM13, translating into MEVLEEELTCPICCSLYDDPRVLPCAHSFCKKCLEGVLEGSSRQIWRPTFKCPTCRKEISTMDVNSPQVNYLLKGIVEKYNKMKASPKTLVCKVHTGQPLNIFCSTDLKLICGFCATNGNHKDHVFSSIDEAYKQEKSSFDFFFQSFEEIQCKDVTARLETLETNKRNTLHSLTTDSDRVKDYFKKLQELLEQKKNEILSDFETMRLEVLQAYDPEINKLNTIINEQRRACVIAKNFKDICDPLLFLQQIEEFREKVDYLKVPLPSASDVTVLSYMKNFDTHMWDNIKLGDVDKLCLPQEVPAKQERQKKKFSFSYRGVAAVCLLLVGVMVAFYLDPPNDFLKTCDGLMRHIYLYSSDVCLQLMGEASVCCELVSEQFTLLVKVVKYYTMNILEHMANFAFKYKL